AAGCATGTTTTCTGACGTTGCTGAGTAGAAGTATGAGTTTTGCTCACGCAAAGTCGCAAAGGAAGAAAGTTTTGTGATTCAGCAACGCTAATTTTTCACCGTCTAGAACGTCTGCGAAGTCTATCAATCATTACTGCGACAATGATTACTAATCCTTTGACGACTAGTTGCCAGAAGTAAGACATATTCAACAAGGTCAAACCATTGTTGAGAATCGCAATGATTAATGCACCAAGCAGAGTTCCGCCGATAGTACCAATACCACCTGTAAAGCTGGTTCCACCAAGGATGACGGCTGCGATCGCATCTAATTCGTAACCCTGTCCTAATATGCCAGTAGCACTATAAAGACGGCTGGCACTCATGATTCCTGCTAAACCTGCAAGTAATCCACTGACGCCATAGACAAATAGTAAGACGCGGTTTACTTTGATACCTGTTAATCGTGCTGCTCGCTCGTTGCCACCAACTGCATAGATTTGCACTCCTAAAACCGTCTGTCGCAGAACAAACCAACTAATTGCGACAGCGAGTAGGGCAATTATCACTAGCCAAGGAATGGGGCCTATATAACTATTACCTATCCAGGCAAAATTGATATTGCGGTTGATGACTGTTGTACCATTGGCAACCAAAAAGGCAGCGCCCCGCAAGGCTGTCAATGAACCCAGGGTGACAATAAACGGCGGCACATCTAAAAATGTAATCAGAGCGCCGTTGACTAAGCCTAAAAGCAAACCTGTCAGCAACCCAGCAGGCACAGCTGCCCAGCCTAAAACCGGAATTAGCGATACCAAAAGCGCAACTACGGCAGAAACAGCCAATATCGATCCAACTGAAAGGTCTATACCTCCAGTCAGAATCACAAACGTCATTCCTGTTGCCAGCACAATGTTGATTGATGCTTGCCGCAAGATATTAACGACGTTACCACCTGTGAGGAAATTGGGAGAAAGGAATGTAAATAAGATGCAAATAAGTACTAAGATTGGCAGTATACCGGCAACTTCAAGTAAAGTGCTGATTGATTTACGACCGCCCGATGTTAAATTTTTGTCTGCTCTATTGTTGACTGGTCTGACTGTCTGACTCATGATGCTAATACCTCCGATGCTCCAGTGGCGTAATGCATAATTTTTTCTTGGGTAATTTCTTTACCAGGACTGCTGTCTAGTTCGCCTACAAGCTTTCCTTCTCGCATCACGAGGACGCGATCGCTCATTCCCACAATCTCCGGTAGTTCGCTGGAAACCATGAGAACAGCAACGCCTTGGGCTGCTAACTCGCTGATAATTCGGTAAATTTCGCTTTTAGCGCCAATATCTACGCCGCGTGTCGGTTCATCTAGCATGATTACTCTCGGCTTAATGGCTAACCAACGCGCTAGTAGTAGTTTCTGCTGATTACCACCAGAAAGATCCACGGCTCTGATTTCTAAATTCGCCAGCCGGATATTGAAGTCTTCAACTGCTTGTGTAGCCAACAGATTGACAGAACCCCAATTAACGATGCCAGCTTTTGCATCCTGTTTAAGTGTGTTAATCGCTATATTCTTGCGGGAACTCATTTCCAGAAATAAACCCTGGTCTTTGCGGTCTTCTGGGACATAGCCAATACCCGCAGCGATCGCATCACTGGGCGAATTAATATTCAGCTTCGAGCCATTGAGGAATACTTCGCCACTCGCTTTGCGGTCTGCACCAAAAATCAGCCGGGATACTTCTGTGCGTCCCGCACCAACCAACCCCGCCAAACCAACAATTTCTCCAGCATGAATTTTAAAACTAGCTGGCGAAATCTTGCGTCCGTCGCTGATGTTTCTCACTTCCAGCACTACTGGCCCAGGATTGGTTTGCCGTTGATGTTCATAAAAGTCTTGCATAGAGCGACCAACCATCATCTGCACCAATCGCTGTGGAGAAATTTCTTCTCGTGTGAGACTGCCAATATATTGACCATCGCGCAGTACACTAATTCGATCAGCCAATGCATATATTTCTTCCATGCGGTGACTAATGTAGATAATTGCAATGCCGTCATTCCGTAGTTTGCGAATTACCTCAAACAAACGCTCAGTCTCGCGGTCAGACAATGCTGCTGTTGGCTCATCCATTACCAAAACGCGGCTATTGTCTTTCAGCGCCCTGGCAATTTCTACCTGCTGCTGTTCAGCGATAGACAACGTACCAACTACAGTATTTGGTGTAAAGTTAGCTCCCAGACTTGACAGTACTTGCTCTGCTTCATGTTGCATTGCTTTACGGTCTAAAAACTGACCCCGCCGCAACTCGCTACCCATAAAAATATTTTCGGTAACGGTTAAATTGGGTGCAACATTCAGTTCTTGATAAATAAGATTAATACCCGCCTTACGTGCTGTAGCCGGATCGGTAATTTTCACAGGGTTACCATTGATGCGAATCTCGCCTTCATCGGCAATGTAAGCCCCAGCAAGAATTTTCATCAATGTACTTTTACCTGCTCCATTCTCACCCATGAGAGCATGAACCTCTCCTGGATAAATTGTCAGATTGACATTTTGGAGAGCAGGTACACCATGAAATTGTTTGACAATCCCTTGCATTTCTAATACAGGGATGATGGTTGATGCATCAGGAAATGAAGTTTCAATATTTGTTGTCATAAGCAACTCCTACAAAAGTAATTCGTAATTCGTAGTTCGTAATTCGTAATTAAGAGGTGTTAGATTTCTTCTGCATTTACAGTTTTAAATTTCTTGGGAATTTTAGAGAATTGGTATTATAAACCTCTTTCCTAGTACAGCACGACGGAAATAAACCACCTATTGAAAATGCCTGTCACCCTTGCAGCAACGTAATTACGAATTAGGAATTACGAATTACGAATTAGGAATTACGAATTACGAATTCTGCGTAGCGGTACTAGTCACCATTTCCCTTACCAACCTTCAGAGGTGCTGACGTTTTCTTTGGTGATCAGCTTGACTGGAATCAGAATGGTGGGGTTAGCGGGTTTTTTGCCATGCAGGATGTCGTTACCAACTTGAACTGCTTTTTGAGTCATCCCTCTGGGATTTTGAGTAGCAGTTGCAGCATATAGACTATCGTTAGATGCGATCGCTTGGATTGCTTCTGGCGCACCATCAACCCCAACAATGAAAAATTCCTTGCGTTTTGCTTGGTTAGCTGCGAGGTCTACTCCCACACCACTCGGATCATTGATGGCAAAGACAGCATCTATTTTCGGAAAGGTTGTGAGCAAATCACTCATTACTCTCAATCCTCCATCACGGCTGCCTTCAGCGTTCTGGTCTTTAGAGAGTATTTTGATATTGGGATATTTAGCCAAGACTTTCTGACAGCCCTCGACTCGTTGAATTACCGAGGTCACCGGAGGCCCGTTAACTATTACGACATTACCTTTAGCTTTGAGGCGATCGGCAATATATTTGCAAGCCACTTCTCCAGCTTGCAAATTATTGGTAGTAACTGTGGCATCTACCTCTGCATCAACGCCCGTATCTACTGCAATTACAATCTTTCCTGCTTGCCTTGCTTTATCTATTGCTGGTCTAATTCCTTTACTATCAGAAGCATTCAGTATAATTAGGTCAGTATCCGCAGCCACGAAATTTTCAATTTGATTAGTTTGTTGGTTTAGGTCATAACCACTGGAAACTATAGCAACTTTGACATTATTACCGCCAATTTTCTTGGCTTCTGCCTCAGCTCCCTTTCCCATCACTACGAAGAATGGATTACTTAAATCGCCAACAGTAACGCCAACCGATCGCAATTTTACATTCTGATTACTATCTTGACTTTGTGAACCTGTGTTAGTGGCAGTATATGTATCAGTTTTAGTAGCACTCTTATTATCAGAAGCAGCATTTGTACAGCCTCCAACAGTACCACCAACAATACATAAAATGCTAGCTACAACCGCAATCCTTTTCACATTCATCTCTCTCCAAAAAGTTATTCAATTACGAATTACGAATTACGAATTACGAATTAGTACTACCAGCCTTTGTAACTACTAAGATTTTCACGAGTGACCAACTTGACTGGAATCATAATTTCAGTTGACTCAGGTTTTTTTCCCTGGATGACATCATTACCAACCTGAACTGCTTTTTGAGCCATCCCTGCTGGATTTTGAGCCGCAGTTGCTGCAAATAAACCATCTTTGTCTTCCATTGCTTTGGTTGCATCTGGCGAACCGTCAACCCCAACAATAAAAAATTCCTTGCGTCTGGCTTGCGTAGCTGCTAAATCTGCGCCAACACCGCTTTGGTCATTAGTGGCAAAAACAGCATCAATTTTAGGAAAGGTGGTGAGTAAATCGCTCATGACTCTAAGTCCTCCATCCCTAGTCCCTTCGGCGTTTTGGTCGGAAACTATTTTTATATCAGGG
This region of Nostoc sp. UHCC 0302 genomic DNA includes:
- a CDS encoding ABC transporter substrate-binding protein encodes the protein MNVKRIAVVASILCIVGGTVGGCTNAASDNKSATKTDTYTATNTGSQSQDSNQNVKLRSVGVTVGDLSNPFFVVMGKGAEAEAKKIGGNNVKVAIVSSGYDLNQQTNQIENFVAADTDLIILNASDSKGIRPAIDKARQAGKIVIAVDTGVDAEVDATVTTNNLQAGEVACKYIADRLKAKGNVVIVNGPPVTSVIQRVEGCQKVLAKYPNIKILSKDQNAEGSRDGGLRVMSDLLTTFPKIDAVFAINDPSGVGVDLAANQAKRKEFFIVGVDGAPEAIQAIASNDSLYAATATQNPRGMTQKAVQVGNDILHGKKPANPTILIPVKLITKENVSTSEGW
- a CDS encoding ribose ABC transporter permease, with protein sequence MSQTVRPVNNRADKNLTSGGRKSISTLLEVAGILPILVLICILFTFLSPNFLTGGNVVNILRQASINIVLATGMTFVILTGGIDLSVGSILAVSAVVALLVSLIPVLGWAAVPAGLLTGLLLGLVNGALITFLDVPPFIVTLGSLTALRGAAFLVANGTTVINRNINFAWIGNSYIGPIPWLVIIALLAVAISWFVLRQTVLGVQIYAVGGNERAARLTGIKVNRVLLFVYGVSGLLAGLAGIMSASRLYSATGILGQGYELDAIAAVILGGTSFTGGIGTIGGTLLGALIIAILNNGLTLLNMSYFWQLVVKGLVIIVAVMIDRLRRRSRR
- a CDS encoding sugar ABC transporter ATP-binding protein, whose translation is MTTNIETSFPDASTIIPVLEMQGIVKQFHGVPALQNVNLTIYPGEVHALMGENGAGKSTLMKILAGAYIADEGEIRINGNPVKITDPATARKAGINLIYQELNVAPNLTVTENIFMGSELRRGQFLDRKAMQHEAEQVLSSLGANFTPNTVVGTLSIAEQQQVEIARALKDNSRVLVMDEPTAALSDRETERLFEVIRKLRNDGIAIIYISHRMEEIYALADRISVLRDGQYIGSLTREEISPQRLVQMMVGRSMQDFYEHQRQTNPGPVVLEVRNISDGRKISPASFKIHAGEIVGLAGLVGAGRTEVSRLIFGADRKASGEVFLNGSKLNINSPSDAIAAGIGYVPEDRKDQGLFLEMSSRKNIAINTLKQDAKAGIVNWGSVNLLATQAVEDFNIRLANLEIRAVDLSGGNQQKLLLARWLAIKPRVIMLDEPTRGVDIGAKSEIYRIISELAAQGVAVLMVSSELPEIVGMSDRVLVMREGKLVGELDSSPGKEITQEKIMHYATGASEVLAS